One Ricinus communis isolate WT05 ecotype wild-type chromosome 7, ASM1957865v1, whole genome shotgun sequence genomic region harbors:
- the LOC8274849 gene encoding legumin A precursor gives MVQPSSLLSLSFFLLVLFHGSLARREFQQGNECQLNKLYALEPDKRIQTEAGLVESWNPNRDQFQCAGVAVVRRTIHPNGLLLPSYSNAPQLLYVVQGRGMTGVLLPGCAETLQESQQSGGSSRVRDQHQKIRHFRKGDVIALPAGVAHWCYNDGNEPVVTISVLDTANIGNQLDRNPRDFYLAGNTEDVFPRLPRGDYERGQHQFSRRPSQPPHVSCNNLFCGIDSRVLAEAFNVDEQLARKLQGQSDFRGSIVNVEGRLLVVRPPRTQQEREEQREREQEGRPGRYNGVEETFCTMRMKENIADPSRSDVFVPEVGRVSTVNSHNLPILRWLQLSASHVVLRNDAVRLPHWHINAHSVIYAVKGQARIQVVDENGNSVFDGNVREGQVLTVPQNFVVVKRSESDRFEYVAFKTNDNAMTSDLSGRTSAVRGMPVEVIANAFRVSIEEARRIKFAREETTLGSSRFQSGRRHYDA, from the exons ATGGTTCAGCCTTCTTCGCtgctctctctttctttcttcctacttgttctcttccatggctcTCTAGCTCGCCGTGAATTTCAGCAGGGTAATGAGTGCCAACTCAATAAACTCTATGCCCTCGAACCCGATAAACGTATTCAGACCGAAGCTGGTTTGGTTGAGTCGTGGAATCCTAACCGTGATCAGTTCCAATGCGCTGGTGTTGCTGTTGTTAGGCGCACCATTCATCCCAATGGCCTTCTATTGCCATCCTATAGCAATGCTCCTCAACTCTTATACGTTGTCCAgg GTAGAGGAATGACAGGGGTCTTGCTCCCGGGATGTGCTGAAACACTCCAAGAGTCTCAGCAATCAGGTGGCAGCAGCAGAGTTCGTGATCAGCACCAGAAGATTCGTCATTTCCGTAAGGGCGATGTTATTGCTTTGCCTGCTGGAGTAGCCCACTGGTGCTACAATGACGGCAATGAGCCTGTCGTTACTATTTCTGTGCTTGACACTGCCAACATAGGCAACCAGCTTGATAGGAACCCCAGA GACTTTTATCTAGCTGGCAATACAGAAGATGTGTTCCCACGACTTCCACGCGGCGACTATGAGCGCGGCCAGCATCAATTTTCTCGCCGTCCAAGTCAGCCGCCACATGTTTCTTGCAACAATCTTTTCTGCGGAATAGACTCAAGAGTCCTTGCCGAAGCTTTCAACGTGGACGAGCAGTTGGCTAGGAAACTTCAAGGCCAAAGTGACTTCAGAGGCAGCATTGTGAATGTAGAAGGTAGGCTTCTGGTAGTTAGGCCACCCAGGACTCAACAGGAGAGAGAGGAACAACGAGAGAGAGAGCAAGAAGGCCGACCAGGACGTTACAATGGCGTTGAGGAGACATTTTGCACCATGAGAATGAAAGAGAACATTGCTGATCCCTCTCGCTCTGATGTATTTGTCCCAGAAGTTGGCCGTGTTAGCACTGTCAACAGCCACAACCTCCCTATTCTGCGATGGCTCCAACTCAGTGCTTCGCATGTCGTTCTTCGCAAT GATGCTGTGAGGTTACCCCACTGGCATATAAATGCCCACAGCGTAATCTATGCCGTGAAGGGTCAAGCACGGATTCAGGTGGTGGATGAGAACGGCAACAGTGTGTTCGATGGAAATGTACGAGAAGGACAGGTCCTGACCGTGCCACAGAACTTTGTGGTGGTGAAACGGTCAGAGAGTGACAGATTCGAATACGTTGCCTTCAAGACCAACGACAATGCCATGACCTCTGATCTTTCCGGCCGCACTTCTGCTGTTCGCGGCATGCCAGTGGAGGTGATTGCCAATGCATTCCGGGTGTCGATAGAAGAGGCAAGGAGAATCAAGTTTGCTAGAGAGGAAACAACCTTAGGTAGCTCAAGGTTCCAGTCAGGAAGAAGGCATTATGATGCTTAA
- the LOC8260687 gene encoding 2-alkenal reductase (NADP(+)-dependent) isoform X2 has translation MSGDSVESKEWYMAAYAPQGVPTSDHLKIRTATLSLVADSIPDDHVAVEILWISVDPYQRTRMTGFRDGLDMPPFDLNQVISTLAIGRVIRSKSSKYKEGDNVFSFFFPAGEFCVTPSDVIMRKIDKVPGNITLPHYLSCFAWVGIKVIGDPRPGSNVFISAAAGGVGMVAGQLAKLKGCRVIGSAGTDEKIKLLKEEFGYDDAFNYHTEKDFDAALSKYFPDGIDLYLDNVGGKMLEGVLNHVNHHARIPLCGMISQYNKGSTERDGIRNLFNMIGKEVRMEGFMVGTYLNRFPEFMKEIEGYIAQGKLHFKHKIFNGIESFLDGFGSMFSSSNTGKVIIKVK, from the exons atGTCAGGAGACAGTGTGGAGAGCAAGGAATGGTACATGGCAGCGTATGCACCTCAAGGCGTTCCAACTTCCGATCATCTGAAAATCCGCACTGCAACATTGTCTTTGGTCGCTGATTCCATTCCTGATGACCATGTCGCAGTTGAGATCCTTTGGATTTCTGTCGATCCTTATCAACGTACTAGAATGACTGGTTTCAGAGATGGCCTTGATATGCCTCCTTTCGATCTCAATCAG GTGATATCAACACTTGCAATTGGAAGGGTAATTCGGTCAAAAAGTAGCAAATATAAGGAGGGTGACAATgtttttagctttttctttCCAGCTGGGGAATTCTGTGTAACACCATCAGACGTGATAATGAGAAAGATTGATAAAGTGCCAGGGAATATTACCTTGCCACACTACCTCAGTTGCTTcg CATGGGTGGGGATAAAGGTAATAGGTGACCCAAGGCCAGGGTCAAATGTATTCATCTCAGCCGCAGCTGGAGGTGTTGGAATGGTTGCCGGACAATTGGCTAAGCTAAAGGGCTGCAGAGTTATTGGGAGTGCTGGAACTGATGAAAAG ATAAAGCTTTTAAAGGAGGAATTCGGGTACGACGATGCCTTCAATTACCACACAGAAAAGGATTTTGATGCTGCTTTGAGCAA GTACTTTCCTGATGGGATTGATTTATACTTGGATAATGTTGGGGGTAAAATGCTAGAGGGAGTGCTGAACCATGTCAATCATCATGCACGAATCCCGCTTTGTGGAATGATTTCTCAATATAATAAG GGTAGCACAGAGAGAGATGGCATTAGAAACCTGTTTAATATGATTGGCAAGGAGGTGAGGATGGAAGGATTTATGGTGGGTACATATCTGAATCGTTTTCCAGAATTTATGAAGGAAATAGAAGGCTATATAGCTCAAGGAAAATTGCACTTTAAACACAAGATATTCAATGGGATTGAGAGCTTTTTGGACGGCTTCGGATCCATGTTCTCAAGCTCTAACACTGGGaaagttattattaaagtCAAGTAG
- the LOC8260687 gene encoding 2-alkenal reductase (NADP(+)-dependent) isoform X1 gives MSGDSVESKEWYMAAYAPQGVPTSDHLKIRTATLSLVADSIPDDHVAVEILWISVDPYQRTRMTGFRDGLDMPPFDLNQVISTLAIGRVIRSKSSKYKEGDNVFSFFFPAGEFCVTPSDVIMRKIDKVPGNITLPHYLSCFGVAGFAAWVGIKVIGDPRPGSNVFISAAAGGVGMVAGQLAKLKGCRVIGSAGTDEKIKLLKEEFGYDDAFNYHTEKDFDAALSKYFPDGIDLYLDNVGGKMLEGVLNHVNHHARIPLCGMISQYNKGSTERDGIRNLFNMIGKEVRMEGFMVGTYLNRFPEFMKEIEGYIAQGKLHFKHKIFNGIESFLDGFGSMFSSSNTGKVIIKVK, from the exons atGTCAGGAGACAGTGTGGAGAGCAAGGAATGGTACATGGCAGCGTATGCACCTCAAGGCGTTCCAACTTCCGATCATCTGAAAATCCGCACTGCAACATTGTCTTTGGTCGCTGATTCCATTCCTGATGACCATGTCGCAGTTGAGATCCTTTGGATTTCTGTCGATCCTTATCAACGTACTAGAATGACTGGTTTCAGAGATGGCCTTGATATGCCTCCTTTCGATCTCAATCAG GTGATATCAACACTTGCAATTGGAAGGGTAATTCGGTCAAAAAGTAGCAAATATAAGGAGGGTGACAATgtttttagctttttctttCCAGCTGGGGAATTCTGTGTAACACCATCAGACGTGATAATGAGAAAGATTGATAAAGTGCCAGGGAATATTACCTTGCCACACTACCTCAGTTGCTTcg GGGTAGCTGGGTTTGCAGCATGGGTGGGGATAAAGGTAATAGGTGACCCAAGGCCAGGGTCAAATGTATTCATCTCAGCCGCAGCTGGAGGTGTTGGAATGGTTGCCGGACAATTGGCTAAGCTAAAGGGCTGCAGAGTTATTGGGAGTGCTGGAACTGATGAAAAG ATAAAGCTTTTAAAGGAGGAATTCGGGTACGACGATGCCTTCAATTACCACACAGAAAAGGATTTTGATGCTGCTTTGAGCAA GTACTTTCCTGATGGGATTGATTTATACTTGGATAATGTTGGGGGTAAAATGCTAGAGGGAGTGCTGAACCATGTCAATCATCATGCACGAATCCCGCTTTGTGGAATGATTTCTCAATATAATAAG GGTAGCACAGAGAGAGATGGCATTAGAAACCTGTTTAATATGATTGGCAAGGAGGTGAGGATGGAAGGATTTATGGTGGGTACATATCTGAATCGTTTTCCAGAATTTATGAAGGAAATAGAAGGCTATATAGCTCAAGGAAAATTGCACTTTAAACACAAGATATTCAATGGGATTGAGAGCTTTTTGGACGGCTTCGGATCCATGTTCTCAAGCTCTAACACTGGGaaagttattattaaagtCAAGTAG